Within the Nitrospinaceae bacterium genome, the region ATGGCGATGTGGATGTTGTTCTGGTCCATGCCCCGGCGGCGGAGTTGAAATTCGTCAACGAGGGCCACGGCGTGAACCGGCGAGGCGTGATGCACAACGATTTTGTGATCGTTGGTCCGGGGGCAGATCCTGCCGGAGTGTCAGGGGCGAAAAGTGCGGCCTCTGCCCTTCGCCGAATCAGAGGAAAAAAATCTCTCTGGCTCAGCCGGGGAGATGATTCGGGTACATATAAAAAAGAAATTTTTTTGTGGCAATTCGCGGGGGTTAAGCCAGAGGGAAAGTGGTATCGCTCCCTAGGGCAGGGAATGGGCGCGACATTGAGGGCCGCCGATGAGATGCGGGCGTATACGCTAAGCGATCGTGGCTCATTCCTTTTCATGGCTGCTCGGGGGAAGGTGGCACTTAAAGTTCTTTTCGAGGGCGCCATATCCCTGCTAAATCCTTACGGTGTGATTGCCGTGAACCCGGAGCGCCATCCATATATTAAATTTGATCTGGCGATGAAGTATGTCCGCTTCCTCACCTCCAAAGAGGGGCAGCGCCTCATCGATAAGTTTCGCTTGAAGGGAAAAAAACTATTTTATCCATCCGCAGTGAAGAGGCAGGCGGGCAGTTGATAATATTTTCTACAGGTGATGGAAGTTAGAGGACGAACATGCTGGCAACACTATTTTTTTTCGTGGCGGTTATCTATTCGAGCGTAGGGCTTGGCGGCGGCTCCTCCTATACCGCCATCATGGCTATTTTTGATGTCAACTATGTGTTGATACCCACCACATCGCTCATGCTGAATGTGGCTGTAACCAGCGTCGGCGCCGCGAATTTTTGGCGAGGAGGACACGTGAACTGGCGGCTGATTACGCCATTTCTCGTCTCCTCGATTCCTATGGCCTACCTCGGTGGATTGATACATCTGTCGAGACAATTTTTTTATATTCTTTTGCTCATCACGCTAACTACCCTTGCCGTGCGCATCTATTTTTTTGATAGCCTACGGATCTCGCTCAAGCTTGAGAGTGGCCAAAAAGTTGTTTTTTCGGTTGTTCTGGGCGGTTTGCTTGGTTTCGTCGCCGGGGCGGTGGGAATCGGCGGCGGTATTTACCTTGTGCCCATTATTGTTGTGTTCGGACTGGGTACGGAAAAAGAAGCGGCGGCCACGGGTTCGATATTCATCTGGATGAATTCGCTCTCAGGGCTCCTCTCGCGGATGCAGCGTGGGGCGTTCGATATGGAAATGATCCTTCCTTTGCTGGCGGCAGTTGCCGTCGGCGGTTATCTTGGCTCCTACATGGGCTCATTTCGTTATTCGCCTCGCGTTGTTCAAAAAGTGATGGGGATTGTGGTCGTTGTTGCCATAGGCTTTTTGATAAAAAGAATTCTTTAGTTGGGTCTCACGGATAACAATGTAATCTTCAGTGTTGAACGTGCGGCATCTTAATCAGTTGTATTGAGCAAGCCCCTCAAAGACGCAATCGGGACACAAGAGCGATGGAATTTTTACTGGATGGAATTTGGGAAGGCGTCCTTCTCGTGCTGCGGGGCGACCCCGAAGTGATGGCTGCCTCATGGGTCACCGTCCGCGTGAGTTTTGGTGCGACCATTGTGGCGGGTTTGATCGGCTTGCCAATTGCGTGGGTACTGGCCTCATTTCGCTTCAGGGGGCGCGGGGTGGCCATCTCTATTATTCAAACTCTGCTTGGCGTGCCCACGGTCGTAATTGGTTTGATCGTTTACGGCCTTCTCTCCCGCCGGGGGCCTTTGGGTTTTACGGATGTTCTGTTTAGTCCGACGGCCATTGTTGTGGGGCTGGTCATTCTCTCGATACCGATAGTTTCTGTTTTCGCGATGACGGCGATCTCCTCTGTGGATCAACGTGCCAGGGAAACGGCTCTTACCCTGGGCGCCTCTTCGCGCCAGGTGGCCTGGGCAGTGTTGTGCGAGGCGAGATTTGGCTTGGTCGCGGCCATTCTGGGGGCCTTCGGGCGGGTGTCCTCCGAGGTGGGCATTGCGATGATGCTCGGGGGAAACATCAAGGGATACACCCGGACCCTTACGACCGGCATCGCTCTTGAGAGCATGAAGGGCGAATTCGGGTTCGGCATCGCGCTGGGTGTGGTGCTCATGGGAATAATATTCGCGGTCAATCTTGGCACACGAATATTACAAAAATCATGACAAACGCATTTTCCATAGAGAATCTTCAAGTAAGTTTCGGCGGAGAAGTTGTGCTTGATATCGAGAAGCTCGCCATCGCATCCGGTGCGGTGACTTCACTATCTGGACCGAATGGCGCCGGGAAGACAACGCTTCTTCGTGTTTTGGCGGGTCTTCTTCGTCCTGAGCGGGGTCATGTTGTTTACATGGGAGATTCGGTTGTCTGGGGCGGCGGGGGGGCCAGCCATAGGCAGCGCGTCACGCTACTTCACCAGGATCCTTTCATGTTCCGAGGCTCGGTAATGGCCAACGTCGCTTATGGGGAGAAGGTACGCGGGGCGAGCTGGGAGAGCGCTGAGTCAGGTGCAAGGGCTGCGCTCGATCTGTCGGGTTGTGCTCACTTGGTTGAAAGAGGTGCTAGAGAATTATCGGGCGGCGAGAGAAAGCGGGTAGCCATGGCGCGAGCGCTCGCGGCGGGCGCCGAGACCTTTTTGCTCGATGAGCCTGCGGCCGGCGTGGATGCCGAGAATACCGAGCGATTGAGAGAGGTGATAGCCGCGCTTGCAGACAAGGAGAAAACCATCATCCTGAGCACCCATCAACCTGAATGGGCGGCGCATTTTGCCGAACATCGAATCAGCATTGCCTATGGAAAGATCGATTCTTTAGGGTGAGTTTTTCCGCCGAGTAAATTGGCCTCGTAGGGCCCTCCTTCCCATTTCGGGAATTTACGAATGTAGTAATCGACCACCCCCATTTCTATTAGCGCCGGATCGGCGTAGTTCGTGTGCGCTCGCTGGGTGGCATGACAGGCCTCTGCCTCGGCGCGGGTGCGCTCGTGATCGCGGGCGTCGATGATGGTGGTGTAGTCGTCCCGGTAAATTATGTCGGGGCGGTTTGTAATGGTTCGGCGCTTTTCTGGCACGATACGCCAATAGAGCCGCGATGGTCCTCTTTCGGATTTATCGCTCAGCCGCGTAAATGCCTCGGTCGCCCATTTTGAGACCACCAGGTGGTCGGGGTGTCCGGTGATTCCGTCGTCTGCGAAAGTAACGACCACCTCGGGGCTTATCAACTCGTAGGCCTCTATTAGCCGAGCAATGGCTTCCTCGTTATCTACATCGCCAAGACCGCCGTCCGGGTAGTCCCAGAGATCGAGGCGACTGATTCCAAGTATGCCTGCCGCCTTCCGCAATTCACCGGCCCGGACGCTCCCGAGCTCCTCGGGTTTACATATCCCGTTCGTCTCTCCCGCCTCGCCATGTGTGAGGC harbors:
- a CDS encoding sulfite exporter TauE/SafE family protein, which encodes MLATLFFFVAVIYSSVGLGGGSSYTAIMAIFDVNYVLIPTTSLMLNVAVTSVGAANFWRGGHVNWRLITPFLVSSIPMAYLGGLIHLSRQFFYILLLITLTTLAVRIYFFDSLRISLKLESGQKVVFSVVLGGLLGFVAGAVGIGGGIYLVPIIVVFGLGTEKEAAATGSIFIWMNSLSGLLSRMQRGAFDMEMILPLLAAVAVGGYLGSYMGSFRYSPRVVQKVMGIVVVVAIGFLIKRIL
- a CDS encoding solute-binding protein — protein: MLGRWRTIVSAVVVAFFLATPAHAAKTLRLATTTSTHFTGLLDWLHPHFEKRHNVRIHTIAVGTGKALRLGQNGDVDVVLVHAPAAELKFVNEGHGVNRRGVMHNDFVIVGPGADPAGVSGAKSAASALRRIRGKKSLWLSRGDDSGTYKKEIFLWQFAGVKPEGKWYRSLGQGMGATLRAADEMRAYTLSDRGSFLFMAARGKVALKVLFEGAISLLNPYGVIAVNPERHPYIKFDLAMKYVRFLTSKEGQRLIDKFRLKGKKLFYPSAVKRQAGS
- a CDS encoding ATP-binding cassette domain-containing protein; the protein is MLDIEKLAIASGAVTSLSGPNGAGKTTLLRVLAGLLRPERGHVVYMGDSVVWGGGGASHRQRVTLLHQDPFMFRGSVMANVAYGEKVRGASWESAESGARAALDLSGCAHLVERGARELSGGERKRVAMARALAAGAETFLLDEPAAGVDAENTERLREVIAALADKEKTIILSTHQPEWAAHFAEHRISIAYGKIDSLG
- a CDS encoding PIG-L family deacetylase, whose amino-acid sequence is MIDTPNASRGILHVYAHPDDESFGNPGTISLYASRGAPVSLVCLTHGEAGETNGICKPEELGSVRAGELRKAAGILGISRLDLWDYPDGGLGDVDNEEAIARLIEAYELISPEVVVTFADDGITGHPDHLVVSKWATEAFTRLSDKSERGPSRLYWRIVPEKRRTITNRPDIIYRDDYTTIIDARDHERTRAEAEACHATQRAHTNYADPALIEMGVVDYYIRKFPKWEGGPYEANLLGGKTHPKESIFP
- a CDS encoding ABC transporter permease, producing MEFLLDGIWEGVLLVLRGDPEVMAASWVTVRVSFGATIVAGLIGLPIAWVLASFRFRGRGVAISIIQTLLGVPTVVIGLIVYGLLSRRGPLGFTDVLFSPTAIVVGLVILSIPIVSVFAMTAISSVDQRARETALTLGASSRQVAWAVLCEARFGLVAAILGAFGRVSSEVGIAMMLGGNIKGYTRTLTTGIALESMKGEFGFGIALGVVLMGIIFAVNLGTRILQKS